A genomic region of Gemmatimonadetes bacterium SCN 70-22 contains the following coding sequences:
- a CDS encoding UDP-N-acetylglucosamine 2-epimerase, with product MKVLVVAGARPNFMKVAPVLQALERQGHSRVFVHTGQHYDASMSDAFFHDLGLPTPDCHLGVGSGSHATQTARVMEAFEPVLEASRPDWIVVVGDVNSTLACSLVAAKLRESLGCRIAHVEAGLRSNDWAMPEEVNRVLTDRLSDLLLTPSRDAAPNLRREGIEDSRVVFVGNVMIDSLLRMLPHARALETPRALGVDGAPYAVATLHRPSNVDDPAQLALILSAFAELAHDLPILLPMHPRTRGRVRTFGLDALLAPLRVLEPLGYTEMLSLQAEAAVVLTDSGGIQEESTVLGVPCVTLRRTTERPVTVSEGTNRLAGWPLTRDGILATARAALADGRVPVGARAPEGWDGHAGERVVDALARATLHVATT from the coding sequence ATGAAAGTCCTCGTGGTCGCAGGTGCAAGGCCCAATTTCATGAAGGTCGCCCCCGTGCTGCAGGCCCTCGAGCGCCAGGGGCATTCGCGCGTCTTCGTGCACACGGGCCAGCACTACGACGCGTCCATGTCCGACGCGTTCTTCCATGACCTCGGGCTCCCCACCCCCGACTGCCACCTGGGCGTCGGTTCCGGCTCGCACGCCACCCAGACGGCGCGCGTCATGGAAGCCTTCGAGCCGGTGCTCGAGGCGTCGCGCCCCGACTGGATCGTGGTCGTCGGCGACGTCAACTCCACCCTCGCCTGCTCCCTGGTGGCGGCCAAGCTGCGCGAGAGTCTCGGGTGCCGCATCGCGCACGTCGAGGCCGGCCTGCGCAGCAACGACTGGGCGATGCCCGAGGAGGTGAATCGCGTCCTCACCGACCGCCTCAGCGACCTCCTCCTCACGCCGTCGCGCGACGCCGCGCCGAACCTGCGGCGCGAGGGGATCGAGGATTCGCGGGTCGTCTTCGTGGGGAACGTGATGATCGACTCGCTCCTGCGCATGCTCCCCCACGCCCGCGCGCTCGAAACCCCCCGGGCACTCGGCGTCGACGGTGCCCCCTACGCGGTCGCGACGCTGCATCGCCCGTCCAACGTGGACGATCCCGCGCAACTGGCGCTCATCCTGTCCGCATTCGCGGAGCTGGCGCACGACCTCCCCATTCTCCTCCCGATGCATCCGCGCACGCGAGGGCGGGTGCGCACCTTCGGCCTCGACGCGCTCCTCGCGCCGCTGCGCGTCCTCGAGCCCCTGGGCTACACCGAGATGCTCTCGCTGCAGGCCGAGGCGGCGGTGGTGCTGACCGACTCCGGCGGCATCCAGGAAGAGAGCACCGTCCTGGGCGTCCCCTGCGTGACGCTTCGCCGGACGACGGAACGTCCGGTCACGGTGTCGGAGGGGACCAACCGACTGGCCGGGTGGCCGTTGACCCGGGACGGGATCCTCGCCACGGCGCGCGCCGCGCTCGCCGACGGGCGCGTGCCGGTCGGGGCGCGCGCCCCCGAGGGATGGGACGGTCATGCCGGGGAGCGCGTGGTCGACGCCCTGGCTCGGGCCACGCTGCACGTCGCGACCACCTAA